One Campylobacter concisus DNA segment encodes these proteins:
- a CDS encoding fumarate reductase cytochrome b subunit: MTGLIEGFLGKRSDGKKSRTPAAWDRWQSITGFILACFILCHMVFTSTILLGKDAFNAVVGFAEAKFLFGEATWWITNVIAAVIFVVFVTHAFLAMRKFPANFRQYLMFRGHKDRMKHLDTTLWWFQFLTGFALFFAASAHIIDIIFGGHITADKSAAAFHKLEIFYFALLVFMVVHAGIGMYRLYVKWVSIDGVNKHEMLAKRNKAKTVVFAVYGALAVIALIADFVWISH; this comes from the coding sequence ATGACCGGGCTTATAGAAGGTTTTTTGGGGAAACGGTCGGACGGCAAAAAAAGCCGCACTCCAGCCGCTTGGGATAGATGGCAAAGTATTACAGGATTTATTCTAGCCTGTTTCATATTGTGCCATATGGTTTTTACTTCTACTATACTACTTGGCAAAGACGCATTTAACGCTGTCGTAGGATTTGCAGAGGCTAAATTTTTATTTGGCGAAGCTACTTGGTGGATCACAAATGTTATAGCTGCTGTTATCTTTGTAGTTTTTGTTACTCACGCCTTCTTGGCAATGAGAAAATTTCCTGCAAATTTTAGACAATACCTAATGTTTAGAGGCCATAAAGACCGCATGAAGCACCTTGATACCACACTTTGGTGGTTCCAGTTTTTAACAGGCTTTGCTCTATTTTTTGCAGCAAGCGCCCACATAATCGATATCATCTTTGGTGGTCACATCACTGCTGACAAATCAGCCGCTGCGTTTCACAAACTAGAAATTTTCTACTTCGCTCTACTTGTTTTCATGGTTGTTCATGCTGGCATTGGTATGTACCGCTTATATGTTAAATGGGTAAGCATAGATGGCGTAAACAAACACGAAATGCTCGCAAAAAGAAACAAGGCAAAAACTGTTGTATTTGCTGTTTATGGAGCACTTGCTGTGATCGCTTTGATCGCCGATTTCGTGTGGATCAGCCACTAA
- a CDS encoding DUF1287 domain-containing protein codes for MKKFLLLALFATQIFAFSANKFVNDARSQIGVTISYDPSYERLAYPMGDVDIKKGVCTDVVVRALRHQDMDLQRLIFEDMSKNFSAYPKKWGLKKADKNIDHRRVLNIATYLKRKGFEVSDDKFLPGDIVTWTLPGNLPHIGVISDKFYAKIPLVIHNIGSGVQEENILYSYKITGHFRLK; via the coding sequence ATGAAGAAATTTCTACTTTTAGCTCTTTTTGCCACGCAAATTTTTGCCTTTTCGGCGAATAAATTTGTAAATGACGCTAGATCGCAGATCGGCGTGACGATAAGTTACGATCCAAGCTACGAGCGGCTCGCTTACCCAATGGGCGACGTGGATATCAAAAAGGGCGTTTGTACCGACGTTGTAGTAAGGGCTTTGCGGCATCAAGATATGGATCTGCAAAGGCTCATTTTTGAAGATATGAGCAAAAATTTTTCAGCTTATCCTAAAAAATGGGGACTTAAAAAGGCTGATAAAAACATCGATCACAGGCGTGTTTTAAACATCGCTACCTATCTAAAAAGAAAAGGTTTTGAGGTAAGTGATGATAAATTTTTACCAGGCGATATCGTCACTTGGACGCTACCAGGAAATTTGCCTCACATCGGCGTGATCTCAGATAAATTTTACGCCAAAATACCGCTTGTCATTCACAATATCGGCTCTGGTGTGCAAGAAGAAAACATACTTTATAGCTACAAGATCACGGGGCATTTTAGGCTAAAGTAG
- the abc-f gene encoding ribosomal protection-like ABC-F family protein, translating into MLEVRGLTQRFASSLLFEDVNLKLNRHNRYGLIGANGAGKSTFLKILSGAIEPTSGEIIIENGLKVGVLGQDQFAFENFTLKDAVLYGNKRLYNAVKEKEKLYMSEEFTDEINERLSELEMISAEEDPSYEYETRIEKILSSLGLNEFDKLMSEVENSDKVKVLLAQVLFPKPDILFLDEPTNNLDIDAIAWLENELNRHEGTLVVISHDRHFLNRVCTNILDVDFKKIREFSGNYDDWYMAANLIAKQHDMERDKKLKEKEELEKFIARFSANASKAKQATSRAKQLEKLDIAEIAVSSRRDPSILFRANREIGNELIELKNVSKKFDDKVIFENFNFKLEKGDKLAIIGHNGVGKSTLCKIIMGEIKPDAGEVHIGATIELGYFAQDTVNKIDGELKLYEYLQDAKNKDIDEIRKCLGRMLFSGAEQEKAVGALSGGEKHRVRLAQLMLHRPNLLVMDEPNNHLDLEAIIALGEAFYNFNGSVICVSHDRELIDAFANRILHLKGNGEVVDFKGTYEEYRANLGLES; encoded by the coding sequence ATGTTAGAAGTTAGGGGACTTACTCAAAGATTTGCAAGTAGTTTGCTATTTGAGGATGTAAATTTAAAGCTAAATCGCCACAACAGATACGGGCTCATCGGTGCAAATGGCGCTGGTAAATCGACATTTTTAAAAATTTTAAGCGGAGCTATCGAGCCAACTAGCGGCGAGATCATCATAGAAAATGGACTAAAAGTTGGCGTGCTTGGGCAAGATCAGTTTGCGTTTGAAAATTTCACGTTAAAAGATGCGGTGCTTTATGGTAACAAACGCCTATACAACGCTGTCAAAGAGAAAGAGAAGCTCTATATGAGTGAGGAATTTACAGATGAGATAAATGAGCGCTTAAGCGAGCTTGAGATGATAAGCGCTGAGGAGGATCCAAGCTACGAGTATGAGACTAGGATAGAAAAAATTTTAAGCTCGCTAGGGCTAAATGAATTTGATAAGCTTATGAGCGAGGTCGAAAACTCAGATAAAGTTAAGGTTTTGCTAGCCCAGGTGCTCTTTCCAAAGCCAGACATCTTGTTTTTAGACGAGCCAACAAACAACCTTGATATAGACGCGATCGCATGGCTAGAAAACGAGCTAAACCGCCACGAGGGCACGCTTGTGGTTATCAGCCACGACAGGCACTTTTTAAATAGAGTTTGCACAAATATTTTGGACGTGGATTTTAAGAAAATTCGCGAGTTTTCAGGCAACTACGACGACTGGTATATGGCTGCAAATTTGATCGCAAAGCAGCATGATATGGAGCGTGACAAGAAGCTAAAAGAGAAAGAGGAGCTGGAGAAATTTATCGCGAGATTTTCAGCAAATGCGAGCAAGGCAAAGCAGGCGACTTCACGTGCTAAGCAGCTTGAAAAGCTTGACATAGCAGAGATCGCAGTATCAAGCAGGCGTGATCCAAGCATACTATTTCGTGCAAACCGCGAGATAGGCAATGAGCTAATAGAGCTTAAAAATGTAAGCAAGAAATTTGATGATAAAGTGATATTTGAAAACTTTAACTTTAAGCTTGAAAAGGGCGACAAACTAGCTATCATCGGCCACAACGGCGTTGGTAAAAGCACACTTTGTAAGATCATAATGGGCGAGATAAAGCCTGACGCGGGCGAAGTGCATATAGGTGCGACCATCGAGCTAGGATATTTTGCGCAAGATACGGTAAATAAGATAGATGGCGAGCTAAAGCTTTATGAGTACTTACAAGATGCCAAAAACAAGGACATCGACGAGATCAGAAAGTGCCTTGGCAGGATGCTTTTTAGTGGCGCTGAGCAAGAAAAAGCAGTCGGAGCGCTAAGCGGTGGCGAAAAACACCGAGTAAGACTAGCTCAGCTCATGCTTCATAGACCAAATTTGCTTGTTATGGACGAGCCAAACAACCACCTCGACCTCGAGGCTATCATCGCGCTTGGTGAGGCGTTTTACAACTTCAATGGCTCAGTCATCTGCGTGAGCCACGACAGGGAGCTGATAGACGCCTTTGCAAATAGAATTTTACACCTAAAAGGTAATGGCGAAGTCGTTGATTTTAAAGGCACATACGAAGAATACAGAGCAAATTTAGGACTTGAGAGTTAG
- a CDS encoding glucose-6-phosphate isomerase, with translation MIETSFKFNFASSEVIDSYAKRINDEYESGEIGYYHLPALGQNLLGETREYEKGLAHIKNVVLVGIGGSSLGVKALKSMLEGTKGIKRELLFLDNVDPCSYKSTLDGVKFDETLFVISSKSGNTIETITIFKCLLDDFKPQNLGKNFLIITDPGTNLENFAKENGIKFFNIPKNVGGRFSVLSAIGLVPLGICGYDIKALLDGALACKKQYIEQKDSSIVAKAYHYATSRNASINVIFSYCDRFFEFNDWYVQLWAESLGKKRGYKRVGLTPVGLVGSRDQHSFLQLIMDGVKDKSVTFIKIKDHASDKTIPNLSLKGLEECDFVAGLSLNELINLQCDATAMALVQEGISVDTITLERLDEFHAGWLIFYYELLTSATGIMLGINTYDQPGVEIGKRILKTMLLK, from the coding sequence ATGATAGAGACTTCATTCAAATTTAACTTTGCAAGCAGCGAGGTCATCGACTCCTACGCCAAACGCATAAACGACGAGTACGAAAGCGGCGAGATAGGCTACTACCACCTACCAGCTCTTGGGCAAAATTTGCTTGGCGAGACCCGGGAGTATGAAAAGGGGCTAGCTCATATCAAAAATGTAGTACTTGTTGGCATTGGCGGCAGCAGTCTTGGCGTAAAAGCGCTAAAATCAATGCTTGAAGGCACAAAGGGGATAAAAAGAGAGCTTTTATTTTTAGACAATGTCGATCCTTGTAGCTACAAAAGCACGCTTGATGGGGTTAAATTTGACGAGACGCTTTTTGTAATAAGCTCAAAATCAGGCAACACGATCGAGACGATCACTATTTTTAAGTGCTTACTTGATGACTTTAAGCCTCAAAATTTAGGCAAAAATTTCCTCATCATAACTGATCCAGGCACAAATTTAGAAAATTTTGCCAAAGAAAATGGCATTAAATTTTTTAATATCCCAAAAAATGTTGGTGGGAGATTTAGCGTGCTAAGTGCGATCGGCCTTGTGCCTCTTGGTATCTGTGGCTACGATATAAAGGCACTTTTAGATGGCGCGCTTGCTTGCAAGAAGCAATACATCGAGCAAAAAGATAGCTCCATAGTCGCAAAAGCCTACCACTACGCTACTAGCAGAAATGCCAGCATAAATGTCATTTTTAGCTATTGCGATAGATTTTTTGAATTTAACGACTGGTACGTGCAGCTTTGGGCTGAGAGCCTTGGTAAAAAAAGAGGCTATAAAAGGGTAGGCCTTACGCCAGTTGGACTTGTTGGCAGTCGTGATCAACACAGCTTTTTGCAGCTTATCATGGACGGCGTAAAAGATAAGAGTGTGACATTTATAAAGATAAAAGATCACGCAAGCGACAAGACTATCCCGAATTTGAGCCTAAAAGGGCTTGAAGAGTGCGATTTTGTGGCGGGTCTAAGCCTAAATGAGCTTATAAATTTGCAGTGCGACGCGACGGCTATGGCGCTGGTGCAAGAGGGCATAAGTGTCGATACGATCACGCTTGAGAGGCTTGATGAGTTTCACGCTGGCTGGCTCATTTTTTACTACGAGCTACTAACCTCAGCCACTGGTATCATGCTAGGCATCAACACATACGATCAGCCAGGCGTTGAGATAGGAAAACGTATCTTAAAAACCATGCTTTTAAAGTAG
- a CDS encoding fumarate reductase iron-sulfur subunit encodes MSRKITIKAFKYNPLSKVSKPHFATYELEETDGMTLFIALNQIREKFDPDLSFDFVCRAGICGSCGMLVNGKPSLACRTLTKDFESGVIELMPLPVFKLLKDLSVDTGNWMNAMSKRVESWIHTDHETDISKLEEKVEPEVAQEVFELDRCIECGICVASCGTAIMRPDFIGAVGLNRVARFKIDALDKRTDEDFYELIGDDDGVFGCMTLLGCEDNCPKHLPLQSRIAYMRRKMAAIK; translated from the coding sequence ATGAGTAGAAAAATAACCATAAAAGCTTTTAAATACAATCCTTTAAGCAAAGTTTCAAAGCCTCATTTTGCGACTTATGAGCTTGAAGAGACTGATGGTATGACGCTATTTATCGCGTTAAATCAAATTCGTGAGAAATTTGATCCGGATCTCAGCTTTGACTTCGTTTGTCGTGCGGGAATTTGCGGAAGTTGTGGCATGCTAGTAAATGGCAAACCAAGCCTAGCTTGCAGAACCCTAACAAAAGACTTTGAAAGCGGTGTCATAGAGCTTATGCCTTTGCCAGTCTTTAAACTACTAAAAGATCTAAGCGTAGATACTGGCAACTGGATGAATGCTATGAGTAAGCGCGTCGAGAGCTGGATACATACAGATCACGAGACAGATATCTCTAAGCTTGAAGAGAAAGTTGAGCCAGAAGTCGCTCAAGAAGTTTTCGAGCTTGATCGCTGCATCGAGTGCGGAATTTGCGTCGCATCTTGTGGAACAGCTATCATGAGGCCTGACTTCATCGGTGCTGTTGGTCTAAACAGGGTTGCGAGATTTAAGATAGATGCGCTTGATAAGAGAACTGACGAGGACTTTTACGAGCTAATCGGCGATGACGATGGAGTATTTGGTTGTATGACTTTGCTTGGTTGCGAAGACAACTGCCCAAAACACTTACCACTTCAAAGCCGTATAGCTTATATGCGTAGAAAAATGGCTGCTATAAAGTAG
- a CDS encoding fumarate reductase flavoprotein subunit — MNVKYYDALVIGGGLAGLRAAVAAGEKGLSTVVLSLIPVKRSHSAAAQGGMQASLGNSKMSEGDNEDVHFADTVKGSDWGCDQQVARMFCQTAPKAIRELAAWGVPWTRITKGERSAIINAQKTTIVEKEEVHGLIHSRDFGGTKKWRTCYTADATGHTMLFAVANEALKHNVEIHDRKEAIALIHQNNRCYGAIVRDLVNGEITAYVAKGTLIATGGYGRVYKHTTNAVVCEGIGAAIALETGVAQLGNMEAVQFHPTPIVPSGILLTEGCRGDGGILRDVDGYRFMPDYEPEKKELASRDVVSRRIMEHIRAGKGVPSPYGYHVWLDISILGREHIEKNLRDVQEICEIFNGIDPADTEVYTDETGHQRGKGWAPILPMQHYSMGGIKTKPTGESPTLAGLFSAGEAACWDMHGFNRLGGNSVSETVVAGMIVGDYFADYCASHEIEINTADIEKFVKKQEDYLNSLVTKEGKFNVFDIKNKMKEVMWEHVAIFRTGKGLELAVKELEALYKESLDVKVSNKALFGNPELEEAYRVPKMLKLALCIAKGALDRTESRGAHCREDYPKRDDLNWLNRTLTSWKEGDTMPTITYEPLDIMKMEMPPAFRGYGAKGNIIEHPNSAIRQKEVDEIREKMQAEGKSRQEIQEALMHYDLQPKYKAPNERAGIGNE; from the coding sequence ATGAATGTAAAATATTATGACGCATTAGTAATTGGTGGTGGTCTAGCCGGTCTTAGAGCTGCTGTGGCTGCCGGAGAAAAGGGCTTAAGCACCGTAGTTTTAAGCTTGATCCCTGTAAAACGCTCTCACTCTGCTGCTGCACAAGGCGGTATGCAAGCAAGCCTTGGTAACTCTAAAATGAGTGAAGGCGACAACGAAGATGTCCACTTTGCTGACACAGTAAAAGGTAGCGACTGGGGTTGTGACCAACAAGTTGCACGTATGTTTTGTCAAACTGCTCCAAAAGCTATCCGTGAGCTTGCAGCTTGGGGTGTGCCTTGGACTAGGATCACAAAAGGTGAAAGAAGCGCTATCATCAACGCTCAAAAGACAACTATCGTTGAAAAAGAAGAGGTTCATGGCCTAATCCACTCACGTGACTTTGGTGGTACAAAAAAGTGGAGAACATGCTATACAGCTGACGCAACTGGTCACACCATGCTTTTTGCTGTTGCAAACGAAGCGCTTAAACACAATGTAGAAATTCACGACCGCAAAGAGGCGATCGCTTTGATACACCAAAACAACCGCTGTTACGGCGCAATCGTTCGTGACCTAGTAAATGGCGAGATCACAGCTTATGTTGCAAAAGGTACACTTATAGCAACTGGCGGATACGGCAGAGTTTATAAACACACTACAAACGCTGTTGTTTGCGAAGGTATCGGTGCTGCGATCGCACTTGAGACTGGCGTAGCACAGCTTGGTAACATGGAAGCTGTTCAGTTCCACCCAACTCCGATCGTCCCATCTGGTATTCTTTTAACAGAAGGCTGCCGCGGCGATGGCGGAATTTTACGTGACGTTGATGGCTACCGCTTTATGCCTGATTATGAGCCTGAGAAAAAAGAGCTAGCTAGCCGTGACGTCGTTAGCCGCCGTATCATGGAGCACATCCGTGCAGGCAAAGGCGTGCCTAGCCCTTATGGCTATCACGTTTGGCTTGATATCTCTATCCTTGGACGCGAGCACATCGAGAAAAATTTACGTGACGTTCAAGAAATTTGCGAAATTTTTAACGGCATCGATCCTGCTGACACTGAAGTATATACTGACGAGACAGGGCATCAGCGTGGCAAAGGCTGGGCGCCGATCCTGCCTATGCAGCACTACTCAATGGGTGGCATCAAGACAAAACCAACTGGCGAGAGCCCAACACTAGCTGGTCTATTTAGTGCTGGCGAGGCTGCTTGCTGGGATATGCACGGCTTTAACCGCCTTGGTGGTAACTCAGTTTCTGAGACAGTTGTCGCTGGTATGATCGTTGGTGATTATTTTGCAGATTATTGCGCTAGTCACGAGATAGAGATAAATACAGCTGATATCGAGAAATTTGTTAAAAAACAAGAAGACTATCTAAATAGCCTCGTCACAAAAGAGGGTAAATTTAACGTCTTTGATATCAAAAACAAGATGAAAGAGGTAATGTGGGAACACGTTGCGATATTTAGAACAGGCAAAGGTCTAGAGCTTGCTGTTAAAGAGCTTGAAGCACTTTATAAAGAGTCACTTGATGTAAAAGTAAGCAACAAAGCACTATTTGGCAACCCAGAGCTTGAAGAGGCTTACCGCGTGCCAAAGATGCTAAAACTAGCGCTTTGTATCGCAAAAGGTGCGCTTGATAGAACAGAGAGCCGTGGTGCTCACTGCCGTGAAGACTATCCAAAAAGAGATGACCTTAACTGGCTAAACAGAACACTTACAAGCTGGAAAGAAGGCGACACTATGCCAACTATCACTTATGAGCCACTTGATATCATGAAGATGGAGATGCCGCCAGCATTTAGAGGTTATGGTGCAAAAGGAAATATCATCGAGCATCCAAACAGTGCTATCCGTCAAAAAGAGGTCGATGAAATTCGCGAAAAAATGCAAGCTGAAGGCAAGAGCAGACAAGAAATTCAAGAGGCTTTGATGCACTATGACCTTCAACCAAAATATAAAGCACCAAATGAAAGAGCAGGTATAGGAAATGAGTAG
- the galU gene encoding UTP--glucose-1-phosphate uridylyltransferase GalU, whose translation MIQTCLFPAAGYGTRFLPATKSLPKEMLPILTKPLIHYGVDEALEAGMDNMAFVTGRGKRALEDYFDISYELEKEIAGSQKESLLSEVRNLMNSCTFSFTRQNAMKGLGHAIYTGKTLVRDEAFGVILADDLCINENGEGVLSQMVKIYEKYRCSVVAVMEVPKEQTKSYGVVSGRFIEDDLIMVDDMVEKPDPAEAPTNLAIIGRYILTPDIFNILERTKPGKNGEIQITDALKTQAKDGMVLAYKFKGKRFDCGSIDGFVEATNFFYERSK comes from the coding sequence ATGATACAAACTTGCCTATTTCCAGCGGCTGGATATGGAACGAGGTTTTTACCAGCTACAAAATCGCTCCCAAAAGAGATGCTACCGATCCTTACAAAACCGCTCATTCACTACGGCGTTGATGAGGCGCTTGAGGCCGGCATGGATAATATGGCCTTTGTCACAGGACGCGGAAAAAGGGCGCTTGAGGACTATTTTGACATTAGCTACGAGCTAGAAAAAGAGATCGCAGGCAGCCAAAAAGAGTCACTGCTTAGCGAAGTTAGAAATTTAATGAACTCATGCACGTTTTCATTTACTAGGCAAAATGCTATGAAAGGGCTTGGACACGCCATTTATACGGGTAAAACGCTAGTTCGTGACGAGGCTTTTGGGGTCATTTTGGCAGATGATCTGTGCATAAATGAAAACGGCGAGGGCGTGCTTTCGCAGATGGTTAAAATTTATGAAAAGTATCGCTGCAGCGTAGTTGCTGTGATGGAAGTGCCAAAAGAGCAGACCAAGTCTTATGGCGTCGTAAGTGGTAGGTTTATAGAAGATGATCTTATAATGGTTGATGATATGGTTGAAAAACCTGATCCTGCTGAGGCTCCGACAAATTTAGCGATAATTGGGCGCTACATCCTAACGCCAGATATTTTTAACATCTTAGAGCGAACAAAACCAGGCAAAAACGGAGAAATTCAGATCACAGACGCACTAAAAACGCAGGCAAAAGATGGCATGGTGCTAGCTTATAAATTTAAGGGCAAAAGGTTTGATTGTGGCAGTATCGATGGCTTTGTCGAGGCTACAAATTTCTTTTACGAGCGCAGTAAATGA
- a CDS encoding IMPACT family protein has translation MQTIDRIFKAQLDIKKSNFLAFLCPISSFKSLHERLKEEHFKAVHVVWATRELNKYGQIVENQSDDGEPKGTSGQPSLNALRGAKLINVGVLIVRYFGGIKLGTGGLVRAYSGAVNEAINEAIKDGGVIKFEIKDEIKFFAPFSLMSRFEHYFSTKNLSEFEREFNDTGAIWSVNLNEAEFAELFKFCKEFEASEFKFLALPLGSKALFIY, from the coding sequence TTGCAGACGATTGATAGGATTTTTAAAGCTCAGCTTGATATAAAAAAGTCAAATTTCTTAGCATTTTTATGCCCGATAAGCTCGTTTAAAAGCTTGCATGAGCGCCTAAAAGAGGAGCATTTTAAGGCTGTTCACGTAGTTTGGGCGACAAGAGAGCTAAACAAATACGGGCAAATAGTCGAAAATCAAAGTGATGACGGCGAGCCAAAGGGCACTAGCGGCCAGCCAAGTCTAAATGCCCTGCGTGGCGCCAAACTAATAAACGTTGGGGTCTTGATAGTTCGCTACTTTGGCGGGATAAAGCTTGGCACTGGAGGGCTTGTAAGAGCCTACTCAGGGGCTGTGAATGAAGCGATAAATGAAGCGATAAAAGATGGTGGCGTGATCAAATTTGAGATAAAAGATGAGATCAAATTTTTTGCCCCTTTTTCACTGATGAGCCGTTTTGAGCACTATTTTTCCACTAAAAATTTAAGTGAATTTGAAAGAGAATTTAATGATACTGGAGCGATCTGGAGCGTAAATTTAAACGAAGCCGAGTTTGCTGAGCTGTTTAAATTTTGCAAAGAATTTGAAGCAAGCGAGTTTAAATTTCTAGCCTTGCCACTTGGTAGCAAAGCGCTGTTTATTTATTAA
- a CDS encoding phosphatidate cytidylyltransferase: MSSRIITGVLMFVAILVVFFIDNYILNFILLGAVLYFAFNESLKLYGIDHKQLVYAALAFYVLTYFTNPIFIAILAIMLVASILAHIKSENLKLVAPFVYPTTPIFMMWMLYSEYGMGYLAWLILSVIASDSGAFFVGKMFGKHPFSPSSPNKTIEGAAGGVLLGTVVGCIVGNFVTDGFFQILFSSFLVCVFAVWGDLFESYLKRLCGVKDSGTLFPGHGGMLDRIDGYLFGVVALLWSLSW, encoded by the coding sequence ATGTCTTCACGCATTATCACTGGCGTTTTGATGTTTGTTGCTATTTTGGTAGTTTTTTTTATAGATAATTATATTTTAAATTTTATTTTGCTTGGCGCTGTGCTTTACTTTGCCTTTAATGAGTCGCTCAAGCTTTATGGCATCGATCACAAACAGCTAGTTTATGCAGCGCTTGCATTTTACGTGCTTACATATTTTACAAATCCGATCTTCATCGCGATCCTTGCGATCATGCTAGTGGCATCTATCCTTGCGCACATAAAAAGCGAAAATTTAAAGCTAGTTGCCCCTTTTGTCTATCCGACAACTCCTATCTTTATGATGTGGATGCTCTACTCAGAGTATGGCATGGGCTATCTTGCATGGCTTATCTTAAGTGTCATTGCAAGCGATAGTGGCGCATTTTTCGTTGGTAAGATGTTTGGCAAGCATCCATTTAGCCCAAGCTCACCAAACAAGACTATCGAGGGCGCAGCAGGCGGGGTCTTGCTAGGCACGGTAGTTGGCTGCATAGTTGGAAATTTCGTAACAGATGGTTTTTTTCAAATTCTATTTTCAAGCTTCTTAGTCTGCGTCTTTGCGGTCTGGGGAGATCTCTTTGAGAGCTATCTAAAGAGACTTTGTGGCGTCAAAGACAGCGGCACACTTTTTCCAGGACACGGCGGTATGCTTGATAGGATAGATGGCTATTTATTTGGCGTTGTTGCGCTACTTTGGTCGCTATCGTGGTAA
- the lgt gene encoding prolipoprotein diacylglyceryl transferase has protein sequence MEIWNDIYNHFNPVAFSLFGFSVHWYGLMYILALVLALAMAKYLVKKDDIPISNQLLDNYFFWVEIGVILGARLGWVLVYSGEASYYLTQPWQIFNPFHNGEFIGIRGMSYHGAVVGFLLATILFCKRYKQNAWQLLDLCAICIPFGYTFGRIGNFLNQELFGRVTDVPWAINVFGQPRHPSQLYEAFLEGLVIFVILFLYRKYKKFNGELIALYAILYTFARFICEFYREPDSGLGFIIFGLSMGQILSLIMCGLGIFVYIKLYKSFTKI, from the coding sequence ATGGAAATTTGGAACGACATTTATAACCACTTTAACCCAGTCGCCTTTAGCCTCTTTGGCTTTAGCGTGCATTGGTATGGGCTTATGTATATTTTGGCCCTTGTTTTAGCACTTGCCATGGCAAAGTATCTCGTTAAAAAAGATGATATCCCTATATCAAATCAGCTTTTGGATAACTACTTTTTTTGGGTAGAGATAGGCGTTATTTTGGGCGCTAGACTTGGCTGGGTTTTAGTTTATTCAGGTGAAGCAAGTTACTATCTAACGCAGCCTTGGCAAATTTTTAACCCTTTTCACAACGGCGAGTTTATAGGAATTCGCGGTATGAGCTATCACGGCGCCGTGGTTGGCTTTTTGCTAGCGACAATTTTATTTTGCAAAAGATATAAGCAAAACGCTTGGCAGCTACTTGATCTTTGCGCCATCTGCATACCTTTTGGCTACACCTTTGGCAGGATAGGAAATTTCTTAAATCAAGAGCTTTTTGGACGCGTCACAGACGTGCCTTGGGCAATAAATGTCTTTGGTCAGCCAAGACATCCAAGCCAGCTTTACGAGGCATTCTTAGAAGGTTTAGTTATTTTTGTCATTTTATTTTTATATAGAAAATATAAGAAATTTAATGGTGAACTCATAGCACTTTATGCCATTTTATACACATTTGCAAGATTTATTTGCGAGTTTTACAGAGAGCCTGATTCTGGACTTGGATTTATTATCTTTGGTCTATCGATGGGGCAAATTTTATCACTTATTATGTGTGGGCTCGGAATTTTTGTCTATATTAAACTTTATAAGAGTTTTACGAAAATTTAA